Proteins encoded together in one Telopea speciosissima isolate NSW1024214 ecotype Mountain lineage chromosome 6, Tspe_v1, whole genome shotgun sequence window:
- the LOC122664224 gene encoding splicing factor-like protein 1, protein MDSLQTNTPTFDTLPPAVPPPSSSETLAYSALNPSSLQGYSSYDQDQDQGFPAPPETLALDDPNPPPPEETIVPYEQYPPPPPPPPPENLADGENQVPPSELIPSNYEDQDPNLSSEIQNHENGASVVAERSSLDPDTDGNIDQIQNAAKPEIQKPLLSDSGINNTHSGTDKDWSGGEEETSSRRRRRSRWDPPSESDNQNGDPGNGTRKRKSRWAAEEPKPVLQLPDFMKELTGGIDLDPEIQRLNARLMEINRLLQSAQSGAFLDDRPEGARSPSPEPIYDNMGHRINTREYRAREKLTEERREIISQIIKKNPAFKPPPDYRPPKLHKKLYIPMKEYPGYNFIGLIIGPRGNTQKRMEKETGAKIVIRGKGSVKEGRLQQKRDLKPDPSENEDLHVLVEAETPEALEAAAGMVEKLLQPVDEGLNEHKRQQLRELAALNGTIRDDEFCRLCGEPGHRQYACPARTSTFKSDVLCKICGDGGHPTIDCPMKGTAGKKMDDEYQNFLAELGGSAPDSLTKPNLSVPLLGSNSSGSNPPWASGNNAGGIGNISQAGLGANGVKKEYDDTNLYIGYLPPNFDDDALIRLFSPFGDIVQAKVIKDRVTGLSKGYGFVKYSDISQANQATTSMNGYRLEGRVIAVRVAGKPPQPVVPPGPPAPPMPTYPGSDQATGGYPSQQFTAGGPPGNVPPRGYMGAPVPWGPPPPPYAPYAPPPPGSSMYTPVQGQSAPYGAQYPPPPHSAPPGAPSQSVPSSEAQQSFPPGVQSQNNSLVQSVPNNVYGNSVAGMPPNIQPTYPPSSFYPSYYSAVPPPVPHPAGDHSQNLGSAPWASNPVPPPVNSTEQTTYGTESEYEKFMAEMK, encoded by the coding sequence ATGGATTCTCTGCAAACAAATACTCCAACCTTTGACACTCTACCGCCCGCAGTTCCTCCGCCATCATCTTCAGAAACCCTAGCTTATTCTGCGTTGAATCCATCTTCTTTGCAGGGCTATTCTTCTTATGATCAAGATCAAGATCAAGGTTTTCCCGCACCGCCCGAAACCCTAGCTTTGGATGATCCAAATCCTCCGCCTCCTGAAGAAACTATTGTTCCGTACGAACAATACCCGCCACCGCCTCCGCCTCCACCTCCGGAAAATCTTGCCGATGGTGAGAACCAGGTGCCCCCTTCGGAATTAATACCTTCAAATTATGAAGATCAAGATCCAAATCTTTCTTCGGAAATTCAGAATCATGAAAATGGAGCTTCGGTGGTTGCAGAAAGATCTTCGTTGGATCCGGACACTGATGGAAACATTGATCAGATCCAGAACGCAGCAAAACCAGAGATCCAGAAGCCTTTGTTGTCCGATAGTGGCATTAATAACACTCATAGCGGCACCGACAAAGACTGGtctggaggagaagaagagaccaGCAGTAGACGCAGGCGCCGCAGTAGGTGGGATCCTCCGTCGGAGTCTGATAACCAAAACGGTGATCCTGGTAATGGAACTCGTAAGAGGAAGTCGAGATGGGCAGCGGAGGAACCGAAGCCTGTTCTCCAACTGCCTGACTTCATGAAAGAACTCACAGGAGGTATTGATCTTGACCCTGAAATCCAGCGTTTAAATGCCAGACTTATGGAGATAAATCGTTTGTTACAGTCTGCTCAGTCGGGTGCATTCTTAGATGATCGCCCCGAAGGTGCCCGTTCACCTTCTCCTGAACCCATTTACGATAACATGGGTCATCGTATAAATACTCGTGAGTACCGGGCCCGGGAAAAACTTACCGAAGAGAGGCGGGAGATTATCtctcaaataataaaaaagaatccTGCTTTCAAACCCCCACCAGATTACCGGCCTCCCAAGCTTCACAAGAAGCTTTATATTCCCATGAAAGAGTATCCGGGTTACAATTTTATAGGGCTTATCATTGGACCAAGAGGAAACACACAGAAGAGAATGGAGAAGGAGACGGGTGCGAAGATTGTTATTCGAGGTAAAGGATCGGTTAAAGAAGGAAGGTTGCAACAGAAGCGTGACTTGAAACCTGATCCTTCCGAGAATGAGGATTTGCATGTCTTGGTAGAAGCCGAGACACCGGAAGCACTTGAGGCTGCTGCAGGGATGGTTGAGAAGTTGCTGCAGCCTGTTGATGAAGGACTCAATGAGCATAAGAGACAACAACTCAGGGAACTTGCTGCTTTGAATGGAACTATTAGAGATGATGAGTTTTGTAGGTTGTGTGGTGAACCTGGTCACCGTCAGTATGCCTGTCCAGCTCGTACTTCAACATTCAAGAGTGATGTACTCTGTAAAATATGTGGTGATGGAGGACACCCCACTATAGATTGTCCTATGAAAGGAACAGCAGGCAAAAAAATGGACGATGAGTATCAGAACTTCTTAGCAGAACTTGGAGGGTCTGCTCCTGATTCATTGACGAAGCCAAACTTGTCAGTACCGCTTCTTGGTTCGAACAGCTCAGGAAGCAATCCTCCTTGGGCCAGTGGCAACAATGCTGGAGGTATTGGGAACATATCTCAAGCAGGGTTGGGTGCGAATGGAGTTAAGAAGGAGTACGATGATACAAACTTGTACATTGGGTACCTGCCACCgaattttgatgatgatgctctTATACGATtgttttcaccttttggtgATATTGTTCAGGCTAAGGTTATTAAAGATCGGGTGACTGGATTAAGCAAAGGTTATGGTTTTGTTAAGTACTCTGATATTTCTCAGGCCAATCAGGCTACAACTAGTATGAATGGTTATCGTCTGGAGGGAAGAGTAATAGCAGTAAGAGTTGCAGGTAAACCACCTCAGCCTGTTGTACCTCCAGGTCCTCCGGCTCCACCAATGCCCACTTACCCCGGTTCAGATCAGGCGACTGGTGGATACCCCTCTCAACAATTTACAGCCGGTGGGCCTCCTGGGAATGTTCCACCTCGAGGTTACATGGGTGCTCCAGTTCCATGGggaccaccacctcctccttaTGCTCCTTATGCTCCACCACCTCCTGGCTCAAGTATGTACACCCCTGTCCAAGGTCAGTCTGCACCTTATGGTGCACAATATCCTCCTCCTCCACATTCTGCCCCCCCTGGTGCTCCATCTCAGAGTGTGCCTTCTAGTGAAGCACAACAAAGTTTCCCTCCTGGAGTGCAGTCTCAAAATAATTCATTAGTGCAATCTGTGCCTAATAATGTCTATGGAAACTCGGTAGCTGGGATGCCACCAAATATTCAACCTACATATCCTCCATCCTCTTTTTATCCATCCTATTACAGTGCAGTGCCGCCACCTGTGCCTCATCCAGCTGGGGATCATTCGCAGAATTTGGGAAGTGCACCTTGGGCTTCAAATCCAGTGCCACCACCTGTTAACTCTACAGAACAGACAACTTATGGTACCGAATCTGAATACGAGAAGTTCATGGCAGAGATGAAATGA
- the LOC122665972 gene encoding carotenoid cleavage dioxygenase 7, chloroplastic, translating into MMQSQATAAYHFKAIPVRSKLLISSAKLNQARISRSTSPAKIRWEATITAPQTHLSSPIVDEAVTAFQDYQLLFTSQRSECVEPVVLRIIDGSIPHDFPSGTYYLIGPGLFSDDHGSTVHPLDGHGYLRAFTIDGQKGEVRFMARYVETEAQREERDRETGSWRFTHRGPFSVLRGGKKILNTKVMKNVANTTVLKWGKRLLCLWEGGQPYEIEPTTLDTIGMFNPLDGCDSLPFISNSNGDVWDVAALLLKPILYGVFKMPPKRLLSHYKIDAERKRLLILSCNAEDMLLPRNNFTFYEFDINFNLLQKQEFNIPDHLMIHDWAFTNSHYILFGNRVKIDGAGSMRAVLGLSPMISALSVNPSKSTTPIYLLPRSLNSVNKGRNWRVPIEAPLQIWLLHVGNAFEQKDKNGVLEVQVQAVTCSYQWFNFIEMFGYNWQSGKLDPSFMNAREGEEELLPHLIKVSIKLDANGLQQKCLVEPLNHWSRPSDFPVVNPTFTGHGNTYLYASTSSDSRRIFPYFPFDTVIKSNLSTKAVSTWSVGSRRFIGEPVFVHNGSEEDNGYLLVVEYAVSIQKCYLVVLNAKRIGEVDALVARLEVPKHLNFPFAFHGFWATEN; encoded by the exons ATGATGCAATCCCAGGCGACGGCGGCTTACCACTTCAAAGCCATCCCTGTGAGGTCGAAACTCCTGATCTCATCGGCAAAACTAAACCAGGCGAGAATATCACGGTCAACTTCACCCGCTAAAATACGCTGGGAAGCCACTATCACCGCACCCCAAACCCACTTGTCATCACCCATAGTTGACGAAGCAGTCACAGCATTCCAAGACTACCAGCTTCTGTTCACCTCTCAACGTTCCGAGTGTGTTGAACCGGTCGTCCTTCGTATCATCGACGGTTCAATCCCTCACGATTTCCCATCCGGAACATATTACCTGATCGGACCAGGTTTATTCTCTGATGATCACGGCTCAACCGTTCACCCTCTCGACGGACATGGCTATCTCCGAGCCTTCACCATTGATGGACAGAAAGGCGAAGTTAGGTTCATGGCTCGGTACGTTGAGACGGAAGCTCAGAGAGAAGAACGTGACCGGGAGACCGGCAGCTGGAGGTTTACACATCGAGGGCCTTTTTCTGTGTTGAGGGGAGGGAAGAAGATATTGAATACGAAGGTGATGAAGAATGTTGCGAATACAACCGTTTTGAAATGGGGAAAACGTTTGCTTTGTCTTTGGGAGGGTGGTCAACCTTATGAGATCGAACCTACGACGTTGGATACTATTGGGATGTTCAACCCGTTGGATGGCTGTGATTCGTTGCCTTTTATAAGTAACTCCAATGGCGATGTATGGGATGTTGCAGCTCTCTTGTTAAAGCCAATTCTGTACG GAGTGTTTAAGATGCCTCCAAAACGCTTGTTGTCTCACTACAAGATCGATGCTGAACGTAAGAGATTGCTGATCTTGTCATGCAATGCAGAGGATATGCTTCTACCTCGCAACAATTTCACTTTCTATG aATTCGATATAAATTTTAATCTATTGCAAAAGCAAGAGTTCAACATCCCAGATCACTTGATGATCCATGATTGGGCTTTCACTAACTCCCACTACATTTTGTTCGGCAATCGTGTCAAGATAGATGGAGCCG GGTCAATGAGAGCAGTATTAGGGTTATCTCCAATGATCTCTGCCTTGTCAGTAAACCCAAGCAAGAGCACAACACCTATATATTTGCTTCCTCGATCACTTAATTCAGTTAACAAAGGTCGAAATTGGAGGGTGCCTATTGAAGCTCCTTTACAGATATGGCTTCTACATGTGGGCAATGCTTTTGAGCAAAAGGATAAGAATGGGGTCTTAGAAGTTCAAGTACAAGCTGTCACTTGCTCTTACCAATGGTTTAATTTTATAGAAATGTTTG GATATAATTGGCAAAGTGGCAAACTGGATCCTTCTTTCATGAATGCTAGAGAAGGTGAAGAGGAATTATTACCACACCTGATtaag GTATCTATAAAATTGGATGCTAATGGACTCCAACAAAAATGTTTAGTGGAGCCCTTAAACCATTGGAGTAGGCCATCGGACTTCCCTGTTGTCAATCCAACCTTCACTGGTCATGGAAACACCTACCTTTATGCATCAACTTCTTCTGATTCTCGTAGAATATTTCCATATTTTCCATTTGATACCGTGATAAAATCAAATCTCTCAACCAAAGCAGTCTCCACATGGTCTGTGGGAAGTCGACGATTCATTGGTGAGCCTGTTTTTGTGCACAATGGGAGTGAAGAAGACAATGGTTATCTTCTGGTGGTGGAG TATGCAGTTTCGATACAGAAGTGCTATCTTGTGGTTTTAAATGCTAAGCGGATTGGGGAAGTTGATGCACTAGTAGCAAGGCTTGAAGTTCCAAAACACTTGAATTTTCCCTTCGCTTTTCATGGATTTTGGGCAACTGAGAACTAA